One segment of Cataglyphis hispanica isolate Lineage 1 chromosome 23, ULB_Chis1_1.0, whole genome shotgun sequence DNA contains the following:
- the LOC126857919 gene encoding mediator of RNA polymerase II transcription subunit 24-like isoform X1, producing METKVTSKTSSLKALLLRAWRERWTDLQWGINIKTILPRGVSGDVHNLADCILQQALVGSGPNQLVLSYLKHSLSSQLVSYAAVLQRISKYDAFHKPHCILSLLEFLESIQVGITCRGKPEEDLLAAAVLSIVYWLLQCYLHALTKVPQSHPLTLHSNELIDKPASILQQVLNSDFLCAMMYLAKYDDKEFSFSDLYIDVAKKCQEIETLLKTSSQKSVVAIEDSLKKLCNLEIESLCPEKIKMESITHCLQPLFAVQVLLNPSTETTVFVNQLLMVQRLKTYTNARLYCEIIRACLMCLHNVTGTFKESQWGAFMFLKVPLILKELHASTINSDEKLEYSQDILDAFELLLQFTPLLNIMDSTCSCNYVECLLNELQKVNLVTEKQAKQISARREGITATLQKLEPSSTPTSSIPKVIICAEPTLAGILKTLNADYTKSSLLSMLYHVLNSFELMLAVATVEGKLKTFVTKLIKLNECSKQINEPVPGKMAATRAMSFDVSFLMLCSIVQTYGSDVVLEEGGDSFFEQWVRECMPERKKPKSPQRMLQSVDPARVDALLTQLNSPDPDFKSSNLKWHVACQSAMGAVKELLCAWESGVLGAGDVKMALDGLRTAACCLPVCAAAWLCAYMSITHQDALLKPMNMVQHFLTPLPGDDMQDNLKERSSLMFQIIRKMQYDVHPPTQSKTKVLSMSHSIISRQPILEQLESVWQNISQRGWINIQATQSLESLLNTGGSLWFVTNIVKEVLKYRYQEELDQAVDLAFAIFHLDIENCTLDLINYLIPQYLDNSLQSDELVEPQSSILAKLCVYCIFSTLEYNNSNPYRSNNRKRVRPDVDVDDLDALGMSNKLLRLNETGESVPMFGSQSPQAQGTNNGQKSMIVLRDPLMTALNNLFTMFAFLAGRDGEVCQQTHFIFQFLRFTVQCGKDRTRIVLQGMPQTLVPCLLKALPELFTTDILLRLYDIQTVIGRMATARDLCMLRNINLKPMK from the exons ATGGAAACTAAAGTGACTAGTAAAACCAGTAGTTTAAAAGCTTTATTGCTACGAGCATGGCGAGAGCGATGGACCGATTTGCAATGGggtattaatatcaaaaca ATTCTTCCAAGGGGGGTAAGCGGTGATGTACATAACTTAGCAGATTGTATATTGCAACAAGCATTAGTGGGATCAGGGCCTAATCAATTAGTCCTATCGTATCTTAAACATTCTTTAAGTTCTCAG TTGGTGTCATATGCAGCAGTGTTGCAGCGAATAAGTAAATATGATGCATTTCACAAGCCTCACTGCATATTAAGCTTACTTGAATTTCTGGAATCAATACAAGTCGGTATTACATGTCGTGGTAAACCAGAAGAGGATCTCTTAGCAGCGGCAGTTTTATCTATCGTTTATTGGCTCTTGCAATGTTATCTGCATGCATTAACAAAGGTACCGCAGAGCCATCCTCTTACTCTGCATTCTAATGAGCTAATAGACAAACCTGCCAGCATTTTGCAGCAGGTGCTGAACTCAGATTTTCTATGTGCAATGATGTATCTAGCCAAATATGATGACAAAg aattttctttttcagatttGTATATAGATGTTGCGAAGAAATGTCAGGAGATTGAGACATTACTAAAGACAAGCAGTCAAAAGTCTGTAGTAGCAATAGAggattctttgaaaaaattgtgcaatctAGAGATCGAGAGTCTTTGTcctgagaaaattaaaatggaatCCATTACTCATTGCTTACAACCACTTTTTGCTGTTCAAGTGTTATTAAATCCTAGCACTGAGACGACTGTGTTTGTTAATCAGTTATTGATGGTGCAGAGGTTAAAGACTTACACGAATGCACGGCTTTATTGCGAGATAATTCGCGCTTGTTTAATGTGTCTGCACAATGTGACAGGAACATTCAAAGAATCACAATGGGGAGCCTTCATGTTTTTAAAAGTACCTCTCATATTGAAAGAGTTGCACGCGTCTACTATAAATA GTGATGAGAAGTTGGAGTATTcacaagatattttagatGCGTTCGAATTATTACTTCAGTTTACGCCTTTACTCAATATAATGGATTCTACATGCTCATGTAATTATGTAGAATGTTTGTTAAATGAATTGCAGAAAGTAAATCTTGTGACGGAGAAGCAGGCAAAGCAAATAAGTGCGAGAAg GGAGGGAATAACAGCAACTCTTCAAAAATTGGAACCATCTAGCACTCCGACATCGTCCATCCCAAAAGTTATTATATGCGCGGAACCGACACTAGCCGGTATTTTGAAGACGTTGAATGCTGATTATACGAAGAGCTCCTTATTGAGTATGTTGTATCATGTTTTGAACAGTTTTGAATTAATGCTGGCTGTGGCAACAGTAGAAGGGAAGCTTAAGACTTTTGTTACCAAACTTATCAAGCTCAATGAATGCAGTAAACAGATTAACGAGCCTGTGCCTGGCAAAATGGCAGCGACGAGAGCGATGTCTTTCGATGTATCGTTTCTTATGTTGTGCTCCATAGTGCAAACATATGGTTCTGAT GTTGTCTTAGAAGAAGGCGGGGATTCGTTTTTCGAACAATGGGTACGCGAGTGCATGCCTGAAAGAAAGAAGCCAAAGTCACCACAGAGGATGTTGCAGAGCGTCGATCCGGCGAGAGTGGATGCTTTGCTAACGCAATTAAATTCGCCAGATCCTGATTTCAAGTCGAGTAATTTAAAATGGCACGTCGCGTGCCAGTCAGCGATGGGTGCGGTGAAGGAATTACTCTGTGCGTGGGAGAGCGGTGTGCTGGGCGCCGGTGATGTCAAAATGGCTCTGGACGGTTTGCGTACGGCGGCATGCTGTCTGCCAGTTTGCGCCGCAGCATGGCTTTGTGCATATATGAGCATTACGCATCAGGACGCTCTATTGAAACCAATGAATATGGTTCAGCACTTCCTGACGCCGTTGCCAGGTGACGATATGCAGGACAATCTTAAAGAGAG ATCTAGtttaatgtttcaaataattcgGAAGATGCAATATGATGTACATCCGCCTACACAATCGAAAACAAAGGTGCTTTCGATGTCTCACAG CATTATTTCACGTCAGCCGATACTGGAACAATTGGAATCTGTTTGGCAGAACATAAGTCAACGTGGGTGGATAAACATTCAAGCTACACAGTCACTGGAATCTCTATTAAATACTGGTGGTTCTTTATGGTTCGTTACGAATATTGTAAAGGAAGTATTGAAATATCGTTACCAAGAAGAATTAGATCAAGCTGTAGATCTAGCCTTTGCCATTTTTCATCTTGATATAGAGAATTGCACTCTGGATCTCATAAATTACTTAATACCGCAATACTTGGACAATTCGTTGCA AAGCGATGAGCTTGTGGAACCGCAGTCGTCTATCCTGGCAAAATTATGTGTCTACtgtatattttctactttGGAATACAATAACTCGAACCCATATCGGAGTAACAATCGTAAACGCGTGCGGCCTGACGTGGACGTGGATGATTTGGACGCATTAGGCATGTCTAATAAGCTCTTGCGATTGAATGAAACGGGTGAGAGTGTTCCCATGTTTGGTTCGCAAAGTCCACAAGCGCAGGGTACGAATAATGGACAAAAATCTATGATCGTTCTGAGGGATCCGCTTATGACTGCATTGAACAATCTGTTCACCATGTTCGCGTTTCTAGCTGGTAGAGATGGAGAGGTGTGCCAACAGAcccattttatatttcagttCCTGCGATTTACAGTACAATGCGGAAAAGATAGAACTCGTATCGTGTTACAGGGAATGCCACAAACTCTG gTACCATGTCTTCTTAAAGCATTACCCGAATTGTTCACGACTGATATTCTACTACGATTATACGATATACAAACGGTGATTGGACGCATGGCAACTGCACGAGACTTATGCATGTTGCGGAATATTAACTTGAAGCCCATGAAATAA
- the LOC126857918 gene encoding mediator of RNA polymerase II transcription subunit 24-like: MWQKLYNALTLPMETSKVTSKTSSLKALLLRAWRERWTDLQWGINIKTILPRGVSGDVYNLADCILQQALVGPGPNQLVLSYLKHSLSSQLVSYAAVLQRISKYDAFHKPHCILSLLEFLESIQIGITCRGKPEEDLLAAAVLSIVHWLLQCYLHALSKAPQNNPLISHLSELIDKPASILQQMLNSDFMCAMMYLARYDDKDLYIDVAKKCQEIETLLKTSSQKSVVPIEDSLKKLCDLEIESLCLEKIRMESITHCLQPLFAVQVLLNPSTETAVFVNQLLMVQRLKSYTNARLYCEIIRACLMCLHNVTGTFKESQWGAFTFLKVPLILKELHAATLNGDEKFEYSQDIIDAFELLLQFTPLLDIMDSTCSCNYVECLLNELQKVNLVTEKQAKQISARREGVTAALQKLEPSSTPTSSIPKVIIRAKPTLAGILKTLNADYTKIQEALLSMLYHVLTGNSFELMLAVATVEGKLKTFVAKLIKFNESSKQINEPVPDKTAATRAMLFDVSFLMLCSIVQTYGSDVVLEEGGDSFFEQWVYECMPERNKPKSPQKMLQSIDPARVDALLAQIKSPDPDFKSNNLKWHVACQSAMGAVKELLSAWESGVLGAGDVKRALDGLRTAACCLPVCAAAWLCAYMSITHQDALLKPMNMVQHFLTPLPGDDMQDNLKERSSLMFQIIRKMQYDVHPPTQSKTKVLSMSHSIISRQPILEQLESVWQNINQRGWINIQATQSLESLLNTGGSLWFVTNIVKEVLKYRYQEELDQAVDLAFAIFHLDIENCTLDLINHIIPQYLHNSLQSDELVEPQSSILAKLCVYCIFSTLEYINSNPYRGNNRKRVRCDLDMDDLDALSMSNKLLRLNETGESVPMFGSQSPQAQSSNNGQKSVVVLKDPLMTALNKLFTIFGFLAGRDGEISQQTHFIFQFLWLTVQCGKDRTRIILQGMPQTLVPCLLKALPELFTTDILLRLYDIQTVIGRKATARDLCMLRNINLKPAK, translated from the exons ATGTggcaaaaattgtataatgctTTAACTTTACCAATGGAGACTAGTAAAGTGACCAGTAAAACTAGCAGCTTAAAAGCTCTCTTGCTACGAGCATGGAGAGAACGCTGGACTGATTTGCAATGgggtattaatattaaaaca atTCTTCCAAGAGGTGTAAGTGGTGATGTATATAACTTAGCGGATTGTATATTGCAACAAGCATTAGTGGGACCAGGACCTAATCAATTAGTCTTATCTTATCTTAAACATTCCTTGAGCTCCCAg TTGGTGTCGTATGCAGCAGTGTTGCAACGAATAAGTAAATACGATGCATTTCACAAGCCTCATTGCATATTGAGCTTACTCGAATTTCTGGAATCAATACAAATTGGTATCACATGTCGCGGTAAACCAGAAGAGGATCTCTTAGCAGCGGCGGTTTTATCTATTGTCCATTGGCTCTTACAATGTTATCTACATGCATTATCAAAGGCACCTCAAAATAATCCACTTATTTCACATTTGAGTGAGCTAATAGATAAACCTGCCAGTATTTTGCAACAAATGTTAAATTCAGATTTTATGTGTGCGATGATGTATCTAGCTAGATATGATGACAAAG atTTGTATATAGATGTTGCAAAGAAATGTCAGGAAATTGAAACATTATTGAAGACCAGTAGTCAAAAGTCTGTGGTGCCAATAGAAGATTCTTTGAAAAAGTTATGCGATTTGGAGATTGAGAGTCTTTGTCTTGAGAAAATCAGAATGGAATCTATTACTCATTGTTTGCAACCACTTTTTGCCGTTCAAGTGTTATTGAACCCCAGCACCGAAACGGCTGTATTCGTCAATCAACTATTGATGGTGCaaagattaaaaagttatacgaACGCGCGGCTTTATTGCGAGATAATTCGCGCTTGTTTGATGTGCTTGCACAACGTGACAGGAACATTCAAGGAGTCGCAGTGGGgagcttttacatttttaaaagtgcCTCTTATCTTGAAAGAGTTGCATGCGGCTACTCTAAATG gtgacgaaaaatttgaatactcACAAGATATTATAGATGCGTTCGAATTGTTGCTTCAATTTACGCCTTTGCTCGATATAATGGACTCCACGTGTTCGTGTAATTATGTAGAATGTTTGCTAAATGAATTGCAAAAGGTAAATCTTGTGACAGAGAAGCAGGCAAAGCAAATAAGCGCAAGaag GGAGGGAGTGACAGCGGCTCTGCAAAAATTAGAACCGTCCAGCACTCCGACGTCGTCCATTCCGAAGGTCATTATACGAGCAAAACCGACACTAGCTGGAATCTTAAAGACATTAAATGCCGATTACACGAAAATTCAAGAGGCTTTATTGAGCATGCTATATCACGTTTTGACAGGAAATAGCTTTGAATTGATGCTAGCTGTTGCGACTGTAGAGGGGAAACTGAAAACATTTGTCGCTAAGCTTATCAAATTCAATGAAAGCAGTAAACAGATCAACGAGCCTGTGCCTGATAAAACAGCAGCTACAAGAGCAATGTTATTCGATGTATCATTTCTTATGTTGTGTTCTATAGTGCAAACATATGGCTCCGAC GTTGTCCTGGAAGAAGGTGGAGACTCATTTTTCGAGCAATGGGTGTATGAATGTATGCCGGAACGAAACAAGCCAAAATCGCCGCAGAAGATGCTGCAGAGTATCGATCCGGCAAGAGTAGATGCTCTGCTAGCGCAAATAAAGTCGCCAGATCCTGATTTCAAGTCGAACAATCTGAAATGGCATGTTGCATGCCAGTCAGCGATGGGCGCGGTAAAGGAGTTACTCAGCGCGTGGGAAAGCGGTGTACTGGGCGCAGGCGATGTGAAAAGGGCTCTAGATGGTTTGCGCACTGCAGCGTGCTGTCTACCGGTCTGCGCCGCAGCATGGCTTTGCGCATACATGAGCATTACGCACCAGGACGCTCTACTGAAACCAATGAATATGGTTCAGCATTTTCTGACGCCGTTGCCGGGTGACGATATGCAGGACAATCTTAAAGAGAG ATCCAGTTTaatgtttcaaattattcGGAAAATGCAATATGACGTACATCCACCTACACAATCGAAAACAAAGGTGCTTTCAATGTCCCATAG CATTATTTCACGGCAGCCGATACTGGAACAATTAGAATCTGTTTGGCAGAACATAAATCAACGTGGATGGATAAACATTCAAGCTACACAGTCACTGGAATCTCTATTAAATACTGGTGGTTCTTTATGGTTTGTTACAAATATTGTAAAGGAAGTATTGAAATATCGTTACCAAGAAGAATTGGATCAAGCTGTAGATCTGGCCTTTGCAATCTTTCATCTTGATATAGAGAATTGCACTCTGGATCTTATAAATCACATAATACCGCAGTATTTACACAATTCATTGCa AAGTGACGAACTTGTAGAACCACAATCATCTATCCTGGCGaaattgtgtgtgtattgCATATTTTCCACTTTGGAATACATCAACTCGAATCCATATCGGGGTAACAATCGTAAACGTGTACGTTGCGACTTGGACATGGATGATTTGGATGCATTAAGCATGTCTAATAAGCTTTTGCGATTGAATGAAACGGGTGAGAGTGTTCCTATGTTTGGATCGCAGAGTCCACAGGCGCAGAGTTCGAATAATGGACAAAAGTCGGTGGTTGTTTTGAAGGATCCACTTATGACTGCATTGAACAAGCTGTTTACTATATTCGGTTTTTTGGCTGGTAGAGATGGTGAGATATCCCAACAGACTCACTTTATATTTCAGTTTTTGTGGCTTACAGTGCAGTGCGGGAAAGACAGGACTCGTATTATATTGCAGGGAATGCCGCAAACATTG GTACCCTGTCTTCTCAAAGCATTACCCGAATTATTTACGACTGATATTCTACTAAGATTATACGATATACAAACCGTAATCGGGCGCAAGGCAACAGCTCGTGACTTATGCATGTTGCGTAATATTAACTTGAAGCCTGCAAAATAA
- the LOC126857919 gene encoding mediator of RNA polymerase II transcription subunit 24-like isoform X2 gives METKVTSKTSSLKALLLRAWRERWTDLQWGINIKTILPRGVSGDVHNLADCILQQALVGSGPNQLVLSYLKHSLSSQLVSYAAVLQRISKYDAFHKPHCILSLLEFLESIQVGITCRGKPEEDLLAAAVLSIVYWLLQCYLHALTKVPQSHPLTLHSNELIDKPASILQQVLNSDFLCAMMYLAKYDDKDLYIDVAKKCQEIETLLKTSSQKSVVAIEDSLKKLCNLEIESLCPEKIKMESITHCLQPLFAVQVLLNPSTETTVFVNQLLMVQRLKTYTNARLYCEIIRACLMCLHNVTGTFKESQWGAFMFLKVPLILKELHASTINSDEKLEYSQDILDAFELLLQFTPLLNIMDSTCSCNYVECLLNELQKVNLVTEKQAKQISARREGITATLQKLEPSSTPTSSIPKVIICAEPTLAGILKTLNADYTKSSLLSMLYHVLNSFELMLAVATVEGKLKTFVTKLIKLNECSKQINEPVPGKMAATRAMSFDVSFLMLCSIVQTYGSDVVLEEGGDSFFEQWVRECMPERKKPKSPQRMLQSVDPARVDALLTQLNSPDPDFKSSNLKWHVACQSAMGAVKELLCAWESGVLGAGDVKMALDGLRTAACCLPVCAAAWLCAYMSITHQDALLKPMNMVQHFLTPLPGDDMQDNLKERSSLMFQIIRKMQYDVHPPTQSKTKVLSMSHSIISRQPILEQLESVWQNISQRGWINIQATQSLESLLNTGGSLWFVTNIVKEVLKYRYQEELDQAVDLAFAIFHLDIENCTLDLINYLIPQYLDNSLQSDELVEPQSSILAKLCVYCIFSTLEYNNSNPYRSNNRKRVRPDVDVDDLDALGMSNKLLRLNETGESVPMFGSQSPQAQGTNNGQKSMIVLRDPLMTALNNLFTMFAFLAGRDGEVCQQTHFIFQFLRFTVQCGKDRTRIVLQGMPQTLVPCLLKALPELFTTDILLRLYDIQTVIGRMATARDLCMLRNINLKPMK, from the exons ATGGAAACTAAAGTGACTAGTAAAACCAGTAGTTTAAAAGCTTTATTGCTACGAGCATGGCGAGAGCGATGGACCGATTTGCAATGGggtattaatatcaaaaca ATTCTTCCAAGGGGGGTAAGCGGTGATGTACATAACTTAGCAGATTGTATATTGCAACAAGCATTAGTGGGATCAGGGCCTAATCAATTAGTCCTATCGTATCTTAAACATTCTTTAAGTTCTCAG TTGGTGTCATATGCAGCAGTGTTGCAGCGAATAAGTAAATATGATGCATTTCACAAGCCTCACTGCATATTAAGCTTACTTGAATTTCTGGAATCAATACAAGTCGGTATTACATGTCGTGGTAAACCAGAAGAGGATCTCTTAGCAGCGGCAGTTTTATCTATCGTTTATTGGCTCTTGCAATGTTATCTGCATGCATTAACAAAGGTACCGCAGAGCCATCCTCTTACTCTGCATTCTAATGAGCTAATAGACAAACCTGCCAGCATTTTGCAGCAGGTGCTGAACTCAGATTTTCTATGTGCAATGATGTATCTAGCCAAATATGATGACAAAg atttGTATATAGATGTTGCGAAGAAATGTCAGGAGATTGAGACATTACTAAAGACAAGCAGTCAAAAGTCTGTAGTAGCAATAGAggattctttgaaaaaattgtgcaatctAGAGATCGAGAGTCTTTGTcctgagaaaattaaaatggaatCCATTACTCATTGCTTACAACCACTTTTTGCTGTTCAAGTGTTATTAAATCCTAGCACTGAGACGACTGTGTTTGTTAATCAGTTATTGATGGTGCAGAGGTTAAAGACTTACACGAATGCACGGCTTTATTGCGAGATAATTCGCGCTTGTTTAATGTGTCTGCACAATGTGACAGGAACATTCAAAGAATCACAATGGGGAGCCTTCATGTTTTTAAAAGTACCTCTCATATTGAAAGAGTTGCACGCGTCTACTATAAATA GTGATGAGAAGTTGGAGTATTcacaagatattttagatGCGTTCGAATTATTACTTCAGTTTACGCCTTTACTCAATATAATGGATTCTACATGCTCATGTAATTATGTAGAATGTTTGTTAAATGAATTGCAGAAAGTAAATCTTGTGACGGAGAAGCAGGCAAAGCAAATAAGTGCGAGAAg GGAGGGAATAACAGCAACTCTTCAAAAATTGGAACCATCTAGCACTCCGACATCGTCCATCCCAAAAGTTATTATATGCGCGGAACCGACACTAGCCGGTATTTTGAAGACGTTGAATGCTGATTATACGAAGAGCTCCTTATTGAGTATGTTGTATCATGTTTTGAACAGTTTTGAATTAATGCTGGCTGTGGCAACAGTAGAAGGGAAGCTTAAGACTTTTGTTACCAAACTTATCAAGCTCAATGAATGCAGTAAACAGATTAACGAGCCTGTGCCTGGCAAAATGGCAGCGACGAGAGCGATGTCTTTCGATGTATCGTTTCTTATGTTGTGCTCCATAGTGCAAACATATGGTTCTGAT GTTGTCTTAGAAGAAGGCGGGGATTCGTTTTTCGAACAATGGGTACGCGAGTGCATGCCTGAAAGAAAGAAGCCAAAGTCACCACAGAGGATGTTGCAGAGCGTCGATCCGGCGAGAGTGGATGCTTTGCTAACGCAATTAAATTCGCCAGATCCTGATTTCAAGTCGAGTAATTTAAAATGGCACGTCGCGTGCCAGTCAGCGATGGGTGCGGTGAAGGAATTACTCTGTGCGTGGGAGAGCGGTGTGCTGGGCGCCGGTGATGTCAAAATGGCTCTGGACGGTTTGCGTACGGCGGCATGCTGTCTGCCAGTTTGCGCCGCAGCATGGCTTTGTGCATATATGAGCATTACGCATCAGGACGCTCTATTGAAACCAATGAATATGGTTCAGCACTTCCTGACGCCGTTGCCAGGTGACGATATGCAGGACAATCTTAAAGAGAG ATCTAGtttaatgtttcaaataattcgGAAGATGCAATATGATGTACATCCGCCTACACAATCGAAAACAAAGGTGCTTTCGATGTCTCACAG CATTATTTCACGTCAGCCGATACTGGAACAATTGGAATCTGTTTGGCAGAACATAAGTCAACGTGGGTGGATAAACATTCAAGCTACACAGTCACTGGAATCTCTATTAAATACTGGTGGTTCTTTATGGTTCGTTACGAATATTGTAAAGGAAGTATTGAAATATCGTTACCAAGAAGAATTAGATCAAGCTGTAGATCTAGCCTTTGCCATTTTTCATCTTGATATAGAGAATTGCACTCTGGATCTCATAAATTACTTAATACCGCAATACTTGGACAATTCGTTGCA AAGCGATGAGCTTGTGGAACCGCAGTCGTCTATCCTGGCAAAATTATGTGTCTACtgtatattttctactttGGAATACAATAACTCGAACCCATATCGGAGTAACAATCGTAAACGCGTGCGGCCTGACGTGGACGTGGATGATTTGGACGCATTAGGCATGTCTAATAAGCTCTTGCGATTGAATGAAACGGGTGAGAGTGTTCCCATGTTTGGTTCGCAAAGTCCACAAGCGCAGGGTACGAATAATGGACAAAAATCTATGATCGTTCTGAGGGATCCGCTTATGACTGCATTGAACAATCTGTTCACCATGTTCGCGTTTCTAGCTGGTAGAGATGGAGAGGTGTGCCAACAGAcccattttatatttcagttCCTGCGATTTACAGTACAATGCGGAAAAGATAGAACTCGTATCGTGTTACAGGGAATGCCACAAACTCTG gTACCATGTCTTCTTAAAGCATTACCCGAATTGTTCACGACTGATATTCTACTACGATTATACGATATACAAACGGTGATTGGACGCATGGCAACTGCACGAGACTTATGCATGTTGCGGAATATTAACTTGAAGCCCATGAAATAA